One genomic segment of Clavelina lepadiformis chromosome 3, kaClaLepa1.1, whole genome shotgun sequence includes these proteins:
- the LOC143450246 gene encoding aldehyde dehydrogenase 1A1-like: MCALPQPLLNPEIKYTQLFIDNKFVTAKDGTTFSVVNPSNGKELCKVSEAKEADVDVAVEAAKKAFEPKSEWRKMALKQRAHLLNKVADLIERDRAYLATLESMNNGKVYSRVYLGDIQMVIDVFRYFAGWTDKLVGETIPVDEGFFAYTKNEPIGVCGAIIPWNVPLIMLAWKTAPCLAAGNTLVLKPAELTPLTALYIASLIKEAGFPAGVFNVVPGFGNIAGSALSHHMDVGKISFTGSTAVGRLVQKAAADSNFKKVTLEMGGKSPNIIFPDADIDYAVEMAHTAIFSHGGQICCAGARTFVHEDIYDEFVKKSIERAKSRTIGDAMDLKVEQGPQISKAQQDKILRLIEEGTTDGACLRCGGGKMEELGGFYVQPTVITDLKDDMLLAKEEIFGPVQLIFKFKAVSEVIERANKTLYGLAAGVFTNDVNKAMAIANGVCAGTVWVNCYFAMRPSVPFGGYKQSGIGRDLGEHALRSYTEVKSVIMKVSSPESLDS, translated from the exons atgtGCGCGCTTCCACAACCCTTATTGAATCCGGAAATCAAATATACCCAA TTGTTCATCGACAACAAGTTTGTGACCGCGAAAGATGGAACAACGTTTTCGGTTGTCAATCCATCAAACGGAAAGGAACTGTGCAAAGTATCCGAAGCAAAAGAG GCGGATGTAGACGTAGCAGTGGAAGCGGCTAAAAAAGCTTTTGAACCCAAGTCAGAATGGAGAAAAATGGCCTTAAAACAACGAGCTCATTTGTTAAACAAAGTGGCGGATTTAATTGAAAGGGATAGAGCGTATCTCGCG ACCCTGGAGAGCATGAACAATGGAAAAGTCTACAGCCGTGTCTATCTTGGTGACATTCAGATGGTTATTGACGTTTTTCGTTACTTCGCCGGCTGGACCGACAAACTTGTTGGAGAAACTATTCCAGTTG ACGAGGGATTCTTTGCCTACACGAAGAATGAACCGATAGGTGTTTGCGGTGCAATTATACCC TGGAATGTACCTTTGATTATGCTGGCTTGGAAGACTGCCCCCTGCCTTGCTGCCGGCAATACTCTTGTTCTCAAGCCCGCTGAATTAACCCCTCTCACGGCTCTTTACATTGCATCGCTCATTAAAGAAGCCGGGTTTCCCGCGGGGGTTTTCAATGTCGTCCCAG GGTTCGGAAACATAGCTGGTAGCGCATTATCCCATCACATGGATGTTGGAAAAATTTCCTTCACCGGGTCAACCGCTGTCGGACGATTGGTCCAAAAAGCTGCGGCCGATTCGAACTTCAAGAAAGTCACTCTCGAAATGGGCGGCAAAAGTCCTAACATCATTTTCCCTGACGCAGACA TCGATTACGCCGTTGAAATGGCCCACACTGCGATCTTCTCACATGGCGGCCAGATTTGCTGCGCCGGAGCTCGAACGTTTGTCCACGAAGACATTTACGACGAATTCGTGAAGAAAAGCATCGAAAGAGCAAAGTCGAGAACAATTGGGGATGCCATGGACCTGAAAGTTGAGCAAGGACCGCAG ATAAGCAAAGCTCAGCAAGATAAGATCTTACGTTTGATCGAGGAAGGAACAACAGACGGCGCCTGCTTGCGATGTGGAGGAGGAAAGATGGAAGAGCTTGGTGGCTTCTACGTCCAACCAACCGTCATCACAGATCTAAAAGACGACATGCTCTTAGCCAAGGAAGAG ATCTTTGGCCCAGTGCAACTTATCTTTAAGTTTAAGGCTGTTTCGGAAGTCATCGAAAGAGCCAATAAGACTCTCTACGGTCTCGCGGCCGGCGTGTTCACTAACGATGTCAATAAAGCTATGGCGATTGCAAACGGAGTGTGTGCCGGTACAGTATG ggTTAATTGTTACTTCGCGATGAGACCATCGGTACCGTTCGGTGGATATAAGCAATCCGGTATTGGAAGGGATTTGGGAGAGCATGCTCTGCGTTCCTACACGGAAGTGAAGTCTGTTATCATGAAAGTGTCTTCACCAGAAAGCCTGGActcttaa
- the LOC143450247 gene encoding aldehyde dehydrogenase, mitochondrial-like has translation MAPQFPPAILNPEIKYRQLFINNQFVPAKDGTTFSVESPITGEEICQVSRAKKADVDAAVAAAKKAYSPGSEWRTMNPKTRALYLNKLADLIDRDRHYIASLESLDCGRHYVTILAGDIQMCIETLRYFAGWCDKDHGKTIPYDKDHFCFTRHEPMGVCGAITPWNVPMIIFFWKLAPCLATGNVLVAKPSELTPLTALYVASLVKEAGFPPGVVNVIPGYGMEAGEALSRHMDVNKIAFTGSGVTGRKIQIAAAESNLKRVSLELGGKSPNIIFSDVNLDYAIQMAHTAIFSNNGQVCCAGSRTFVHEDIYDEFVKRSVKRAQEGQMGDPREFATEHGPQVSKVQKDKILGLLQSGKDQGATVLCGGGSVEDRKGYYVQPTVLTNLKDDMTVSKEEIFGPVQQIYKFKDVSEVIERANNTAYGLAAAVFTNDINKAMEIANSVEAGTVWVNCFFDMNPTAPFGGYKASGIGRDLSEYALREYTQVKVVTIKLNTPSL, from the exons ATGGCACCTCAGTTTCCACCAGCTATACTCAACCCGGAAATCAAGTACAGACAG TTGTTTATCAACAACCAGTTCGTTCCGGCCAAAGACGGAACAACTTTCTCCGTTGAGAGTCCAATCACGGGCGAGGAAATTTGCCAAGTGTCACGAGCAAAAAAg GCGGATGTAGATGCAGCAGTCGCTGCGGCAAAGAAAGCTTATAGCCCAGGGTCAGAATGGAGAACGATGAATCCCAAAACAAGGGCACTCTACTTGAACAAGCTAGCTGATTTGATTGATCGTGATCGTCATTATATTGCG TCCCTGGAAAGCTTGGATTGCGGAAGGCATTACGTCACCATTTTGGCAGGGGACATACAAATGTGCATTGAAACGTTGAGATACTTTGCCGGATGGTGCGACAAAGATCACGGAAAAACAATCCCATATG ATAAAGATCACTTTTGCTTTACTCGGCATGAACCGATGGGAGTTTGCGGAGCCATTACTCCT tGGAATGTTCCAATGATAATATTTTTCTGGAAACTGGCTCCTTGCTTGGCAACTGGAAACGTTCTAGTGGCGAAGCCATCGGAACTTACTCCTCTCACTGCTCTCTACGTTGCATCTCTAGTCAAGGAAGCTGGCTTTCCTCCGGGCGTCGTGAACGTTATCCCAG GTTACGGAATGGAAGCAGGAGAGGCACTATCTCGTCACATGGACGTAAACAAGATCGCCTTTACCGGATCGGGAGTAACTGGAAGAAAGATTCAGATTGCCGCCGCTGAGTCCAACCTCAAGAGAGTGAGCTTGGAGCTTGGTGGAAAGAGCCCAAACATCATATTTTCGGATGTTAATT TGGATTATGCCATTCAGATGGCACACACAgccattttttcaaacaatggACAGGTCTGTTGCGCCGGTTCTAGAACATTCGTCCACGAAGATATCTACGACGAATTCGTTAAGCGAAGTGTCAAGCGCGCCCAAGAAGGCCAAATGGGCGACCCACGTGAATTTGCGACCGAACATGGACCACAA GTTAGCAAAGtacaaaaagataaaatactGGGGTTGCTACAGAGCGGCAAAGATCAAGGAGCAACTGTACTTTGCGGTGGCGGATCAGTTGAAGATAGAAAGGGATATTATGTTCAGCCTACTGTGCTCACTAATCTCAAGGATGATATGACTGTTTCAAAGGAAGAG ATTTTTGGACCTGTGCAGCAGATATATAAATTTAAAGATGTCTCTGAAGTGATCGAACGTGCTAATAACACCGCATACGGGTTGGCAGCTGCAGTCTTTACCAATGATATAAATAAAGCAATGGAAATTGCAAACTCTGTAGAAGCCGGAACCGTTTG GGTTAACTGCTTTTTTGACATGAATCCAACGGCTCCTTTTGGTGGGTACAAAGCGTCTGGTATCGGAAGAGATCTGAGCGAGTATGCACTACGAGAATACACCCAAGTGAAGGTGGTCACAATCAAGCTAAATACTCCTTCTCTTTAA
- the LOC143450348 gene encoding uncharacterized protein LOC143450348, which translates to MFYYRTEAAAAFLLIVWGYGILVFFVIIWILLKSYFNCEYKQSEAMRLKRFLLRYYPPGIILEYEQSEQLKTKAIDLLDLRPEHDPAAVAQDLSMKEPLITKTRIPQVQKLVSKLQEKLVASEDHQFYLFKVLRAHILPLTNVAFNKSGSSFITGSYDRTCKVWDTASGEELLTLEGHRNVVYAIAFNNPYGDKVATGSFDKTCKLWNAQTGQCYFTYRGHIAEIVCLAFNPQSTVIATGSMDATAKLWDVQSGCELATLAGHSGEIISLAFNSRGDQILTGSFDHTVCLWDVHTGTQTTTLIGHRGEIANAQFNFDCSLIATASMDKSCKLWDVRTGQCVGTLRGHEDEVFDIGFNSTGQQIVSASADCTVRIYDAGTQRCVHVLEGHDGEVSKVCFNPRGHRVLSGSADKTARVWDTATGQCLQVLEGHTDEIFSCVFNYEGDTVLTGSKDNTCRIWR; encoded by the exons atgttttattatagGACAGAAGCAGCAGCTGCATTTTTACTTATTGTGTGGGGTTATGGCATTTTAGTATTCTTTGTAATTATATGGATTTTATTAAAGAGTTATTTTAACTGCGAGTATAAACAGTCAGAAGCTATGCGACTTAAAAGATTTCTGCTTCGATATTACCCGCCAG GTATTATTCTGGAATATGAGCAGAGTGAACAACTAAAGACAAAAGCAATTGATCTTCTCGACTTGAGGCCTGAACATGATCCTGCCGCCGTTGCTCAAGACCTTTCTATGAAGGAACCTTTAATTACCAAAACAAGAATCCCACAAGTTCAGAAACTTGTTTCTA AATTACAAGAGAAACTGGTTGCTTCGGAGGATcatcagttttatttattcaaaGTTTTGCGAGCTCACATCCTGCCACTAACCAATGTTGCATTTAACAAGTCTGGATCAAG tttCATAACTGGTAGCTATGATCGTACCTGTAAGGTCTGGGACACTGCTAGTGGCGAGGAACTACTGACGTTGGAAGGGCACAGAAATGTGGTTTATGCGATTGCCTTCAACAATCCATATGG AGACAAAGTTGCCACAGGAAGTTTTGACAAGACTTGCAAGTTGTGGAATGCTCAGACGGGACAGTGTTACTTCACATATCGTGGACATATTGCTGAAATTGTCTGTCTTGCTTTCAATCCTCAAAGCACAGTGATAGCGACTGGCTCAATGGATGCAACTGCTAAGCTCTGGGATGTGCAGTCAGGATGTGAACTTGCAACTTTAGCG GGTCATTCTGGTGAGATTATTTCACTGGCTTTTAACAGCCGAGGTGACCAAATACTGACTGGCAGTTTTGATCACACGGTTTGTCTTTGGGATGTGCATACTGGCACCCAGACTACCACTCTTATTGGCCATCGTGGTGAAATAGCAAACgctcaatttaattttgattgcTCGCTGATTGCTACTGCGTCCATGGATAAATCATGCAAG TTGTGGGATGTTCGCACTGGTCAGTGTGTCGGGACACTAAGAGGTCATGAAGATGAAGTCTTTGATATCGGGTTCAACTCGACAGGGCAGCAAATTGTCAGCGCCTCCGCTGATT GTACGGTCAGGATTTACGATGCTGGAACGCAGAGATGTGTGCATGTACTGGAGGGCCACGATGGCGAAGTGTCCAAGGTTTGTTTCAATCCACGCGGACATCGAGTCCTTTCGGGGAGCGCCGACAAAACTGCTCGGGTCTGGGACACTGCAACTG GACAATGCTTGCAAGTTCTGGAGGGACATACAGATGAAATTTTTAGCTGCGTTTTTAATTATGAAGGAGATACAGTTCTAACCGGGAGTAAAGATAACACGTGTAGGATATGGCGTTGA
- the LOC143449017 gene encoding C-type lectin domain family 4 member M-like produces MLLVLQLLCIFFVALRSEAARGGSQEKVRALLDNGWKLVGPKHAYKLTLDEVNFSRGRQICQSWGGDIAVEGIRTSPNIRRKVGRHLYRGPEWIGLWVGITDTDVEGSFKWLDGKPALNSDLPWSPNEPSHSTGEDCIEIWGAERDFTLNDVSCNALRYGLCEKLVYDD; encoded by the exons ATGCTGCTTGTATTGCAACttctttgcattttcttcGTGGCTTTAAGATCAGAAGCTGCTCGG GGAGGTTCGCAAGAGAAAGTTAGAG CTCTGCTTGATAATGGATGGAAACTTGTTGGACCAAAACATGCATACAAGCTTACTCTTGACGAGGTCAACTTCTCAAGAGGTAGGCAGATATGTCAGTCCTGGGGCGGAGATATTGCCGTAGAAGGAATTCGAACTAGCCCCAACATAAGAAG GAAAGTTGGACGTCATCTGTATAGGGGCCCAGAGTGGATCGGCCTTTGGGTCGGAATAACTGACACCGACGTGGAAGGTTCGTTTAAATGGCTAGACGGGAAACCGGCACTGAACAGTGATCTCCCGTGGTCACCCAATGAACCCAGCCATTCGACAGGAGAGGACTGCATCGAAATTTGGGGCGCAGAGAGAGACTTCACACTGAATGACGTCAGCTGCAACGCCCTGCGTTATGGGTTATGCGAGAAACTAGTCTACGATGATTGA
- the LOC143449016 gene encoding C-type lectin domain family 4 member M-like → MFTLSLVLCLFGVTLATPIRHEHYFPPLSTILPPPPFTIDPITYETIDPPRTYPPRTYPPTTDPPTDPPGYEDGWYLAGDFAYKLTVGQHSWWAGRMACQAMGGDIAVNGVRNNAIRWQVAQELYVGPVWIGLWVGLDGLETDMKWKWTDGQDAKDEDIVWSPSEPNGDTRENCGEMWGEARRFTMNDNPCCDKRYALCEKKIES, encoded by the exons ATGTTCACCCTTTCTCTTGTTCTATGTCTTTTTGGTGTTACGTTGGCCACCCCGATTCGCCACGAA cATTACTTCCCACCGCTGTCTACTATTCTACCTCCGCCTCCGTTCACCATCGATCCGATCACCTATGAAACTATCGATCCACCCAGAACCTATCCGCCCAGAACCTATCCACCCACCACCGACCCACCAACCGACCCACCTGGATATGAGG ATGGATGGTACTTGGCCGGAGATTTTGCTTACAAGCTCACTGTCGGTCAACATAGCTGGTGGGCCGGTCGAATGGCTTGCCAAGCAATGGGCGGCGACATCGCGGTAAACGGCGTTAGAAACAACGCAATAAGATG GCAGGTGGCGCAAGAGCTCTACGTGGGGCCCGTCTGGATCGGACTCTGGGTCGGACTCGACGGTCTGGAAACAGATATGAAGTGGAAGTGGACTGACGGCCAAGACGCCAAAGATGAAGATATCGTCTGGTCTCCCTCAGAGCCGAACGGGGACACGAGAGAGAACTGCGGCGAAATGTGGGGAGAAGCGAGAAGATTTACGATGAATGACAACCCCTGTTGTGACAAGCGTTATGCCTTGTGTGAGAAGAAGATTGAGTCCTAA